Proteins found in one Synechococcus sp. LA31 genomic segment:
- a CDS encoding DUF4330 domain-containing protein, with translation MAGSSRRFSLVDAGAAAAVLLAAAGVVWSPKLSGTVARATGGLVPVTVMVDVRGVPVANPASVVDAARDAGKVAIVIRNQPHGSVPVEQVIPLQRRLSAVLPDGRVVSAVDPNQDQFPSLDVRFVLKGEGRKGADGVVFGNQNLKIGAPVELEGSTFRVNGSVTGLQVGAS, from the coding sequence ATGGCCGGATCGTCGCGTCGTTTCTCCTTGGTGGATGCGGGAGCTGCCGCGGCGGTGTTGCTGGCGGCCGCGGGGGTTGTGTGGAGCCCGAAGCTGAGCGGCACCGTGGCCCGGGCCACTGGAGGCTTGGTGCCAGTGACCGTGATGGTTGATGTGCGGGGTGTGCCGGTGGCCAACCCCGCCAGCGTGGTGGATGCAGCCCGCGATGCCGGCAAGGTGGCAATTGTGATTCGCAATCAACCGCACGGGAGCGTGCCCGTGGAGCAGGTGATCCCCTTACAGCGCCGCTTATCAGCGGTGCTGCCTGACGGCCGGGTGGTGAGCGCTGTGGATCCCAACCAAGACCAGTTCCCCAGCCTCGATGTGCGCTTCGTGCTTAAAGGAGAGGGGCGCAAGGGGGCCGATGGTGTGGTCTTCGGTAACCAGAACCTGAAGATCGGCGCCCCGGTGGAACTTGAGGGCTCAACTTTCCGTGTCAACGGCTCGGTGACCGGCCTGCAAGTGGGAGCATCCTGA
- a CDS encoding DUF1995 family protein: MLPADLRSAETEAHAAVQAALASQTKGLWTVEMRFEGLRILPVALRQLAALTPAHPEARLLFPDAGATALAKRDAPEQASQLLGLGDLLRLQQADGGSDGLVLLAAPTPADYEQVESLCAQHRGSLVMINGRLEDAAIGIGTVARERRKGFLSEWQAAYGLIPTAEGALRRTYPDDWQFYRCDPDGYRHVCSFETRPDREAQLEALEEAAR; the protein is encoded by the coding sequence ATGCTCCCCGCCGACCTGCGCAGCGCCGAAACCGAGGCCCATGCAGCCGTGCAGGCGGCCCTGGCCAGCCAGACCAAGGGTCTCTGGACTGTGGAGATGCGCTTTGAGGGCTTGCGCATCCTGCCGGTGGCCCTGCGGCAGCTGGCGGCCCTTACCCCCGCTCATCCGGAAGCCCGCCTGCTCTTTCCTGATGCTGGTGCAACGGCATTAGCCAAGCGGGATGCACCTGAGCAAGCTTCGCAATTGCTCGGTCTGGGAGATCTACTGCGGCTGCAACAGGCCGATGGCGGCAGCGATGGTTTGGTGTTGTTGGCTGCGCCTACTCCCGCCGACTACGAGCAGGTGGAATCCCTCTGCGCGCAGCATCGCGGCTCGCTGGTGATGATCAATGGCCGCCTCGAAGACGCCGCGATTGGGATCGGCACCGTGGCCCGTGAACGTCGCAAGGGCTTTCTCTCGGAATGGCAGGCGGCCTATGGATTGATCCCGACGGCTGAAGGTGCTCTGCGCCGCACCTATCCAGACGACTGGCAGTTCTACCGGTGTGATCCCGATGGCTATCGCCATGTCTGCAGTTTCGAAACCCGCCCCGACCGAGAGGCCCAGCTGGAGGCCCTGGAAGAGGCAGCCCGCTGA
- a CDS encoding cysteine desulfurase family protein produces MAPLPLSGYLDCCATTPVASEVAAAMAAVQAEAWGNPSSLHGFGLAAAEQLERARQGLGELLGCRQSRLVITSGGSEAIHLALLGAAPTLEGGAARPRLLISAVEHPATRAAAEALQRRGWQLQLLPVNREGSLDLQELQRWLEPPTRLVSVIWGQSEVGTVQAIEAIGGLCRQAGVLLHVDAVQILGHRPIAMDLLPVDLLSLAAHKIQGPRGVGALLVAEGVKLQACIGGGGQEGGLRAGTEPVALVAGFEAALRLCQQRLDAHGGNDPARHWRDQLLMRLLEQPGLELSGPNPIQSGWADRLPHHLSLLVRHPGGDWLAGRQLVGALWRQGFACSSGSACSSSGSPASPVLAAMGYGPAAAASGLRVSLGPWHGAELLEQFPAALERARAAL; encoded by the coding sequence ATGGCGCCACTGCCGCTCTCCGGTTATCTCGACTGCTGTGCCACAACACCCGTAGCCAGCGAGGTGGCAGCAGCCATGGCAGCTGTGCAGGCCGAGGCCTGGGGCAATCCCTCCAGCCTGCATGGTTTCGGCCTTGCGGCAGCTGAGCAGCTGGAGCGTGCACGGCAGGGCCTTGGCGAGCTCCTGGGCTGCAGGCAGTCCCGGCTAGTGATCACGTCAGGAGGGAGTGAAGCCATCCATCTGGCTCTTCTAGGCGCTGCACCAACCCTGGAGGGTGGGGCAGCGCGACCGCGGTTGTTGATCTCCGCTGTGGAGCACCCCGCCACGCGGGCGGCTGCAGAGGCCTTGCAGCGGCGTGGTTGGCAGCTCCAGCTGCTGCCGGTGAATCGCGAGGGCAGTCTCGATTTGCAGGAGCTGCAGCGCTGGCTGGAACCTCCCACGCGCTTGGTATCGGTGATCTGGGGTCAGAGCGAGGTCGGCACCGTTCAAGCCATTGAGGCCATTGGCGGTCTGTGCCGCCAAGCCGGTGTTTTGTTGCATGTGGATGCGGTGCAGATCCTTGGCCACCGGCCCATTGCGATGGACCTGCTTCCGGTGGATCTGCTCAGCCTGGCGGCGCACAAAATTCAGGGACCCCGTGGAGTGGGGGCTCTGCTGGTGGCTGAAGGGGTGAAGCTACAGGCCTGCATCGGGGGGGGAGGCCAGGAAGGGGGCCTGCGGGCGGGCACGGAACCCGTTGCGCTGGTTGCAGGGTTTGAGGCTGCCCTCCGCCTCTGTCAGCAGCGGCTGGATGCTCACGGCGGCAACGACCCGGCGAGGCACTGGCGCGATCAGTTGCTGATGCGCCTCTTGGAACAGCCTGGCTTGGAGTTGAGCGGCCCCAATCCAATCCAATCGGGGTGGGCAGATCGCCTCCCCCATCACCTCAGCTTGCTTGTGAGACATCCAGGCGGCGATTGGCTCGCCGGGCGGCAGCTGGTGGGAGCCCTTTGGCGGCAGGGTTTTGCTTGCAGCAGTGGATCGGCCTGCAGCAGCAGCGGCTCTCCCGCCAGCCCAGTCCTTGCAGCGATGGGCTACGGCCCTGCTGCTGCCGCCTCGGGTTTGCGCGTCAGTCTGGGCCCATGGCACGGTGCGGAGCTGTTGGAGCAGTTCCCCGCTGCACTCGAGCGGGCCCGAGCTGCGCTTTAG
- the dapF gene encoding diaminopimelate epimerase: protein MSSPSKSQFNNLQGELSFSKYQGLGNDFLMLDGRSATDSEFVFGLTPALVVELCDRRFGVGGDGVILALPPNNGGELRMRIFNADGTEPEMCGNGIRCLARFLADRDGDGAGRTWQIDTLAGRIVPELLPDGTIRVDMGAPFLQPEQVPTTLELGSAGLPQGELQVDGEVFAVAAAGMGNPHVVIPVPLVDEIDLERFGALLERHPAFPAKTNVHFVQVMAPDHLVMRVWERGAGPTLACGTGACATLVACHSLGLCQRQARLDLPGGPLQIHWDAGSSKVFMDGPAEHVFDGLIPDPRAVADARQQASTQAPRLDSVAPTPAASQQQVEPEIDCATVCTNGCIRPEHCPSAEARARVEALLSGSSLDDLVSLATNSLESRTRARFERDTGLSG from the coding sequence GTGTCGTCCCCCAGCAAGAGCCAGTTCAACAACCTCCAGGGTGAACTGAGCTTCAGCAAGTACCAGGGTCTTGGGAACGACTTTCTGATGCTGGATGGCCGCAGCGCCACCGACTCGGAGTTCGTGTTTGGCCTCACACCTGCTCTGGTGGTTGAGCTCTGCGACCGCCGCTTCGGTGTCGGCGGCGACGGCGTGATCCTGGCGCTGCCCCCTAACAACGGTGGAGAACTGCGCATGCGCATCTTCAACGCCGATGGCACCGAGCCGGAGATGTGTGGCAACGGCATCCGCTGCCTGGCGCGTTTCCTGGCGGATCGCGATGGCGATGGGGCCGGTCGCACGTGGCAGATCGACACGCTGGCGGGCCGAATCGTGCCCGAGCTGTTGCCCGATGGCACCATCCGGGTGGACATGGGCGCCCCATTCCTTCAACCCGAGCAGGTGCCCACCACCCTTGAGCTGGGATCTGCGGGTCTTCCTCAGGGCGAGTTGCAGGTGGATGGAGAGGTGTTTGCCGTTGCTGCCGCAGGCATGGGTAATCCCCACGTGGTGATTCCGGTGCCGCTTGTGGACGAAATCGACTTGGAGCGCTTCGGGGCGCTGCTGGAGCGGCATCCGGCCTTCCCCGCCAAAACCAACGTGCACTTCGTGCAGGTGATGGCCCCGGATCATCTGGTGATGCGGGTGTGGGAACGCGGCGCGGGCCCCACCCTGGCCTGCGGCACAGGAGCCTGCGCCACGCTGGTGGCTTGCCACAGCCTTGGACTTTGTCAGCGCCAGGCCCGCCTCGATTTGCCGGGGGGGCCACTGCAGATCCATTGGGATGCGGGCAGCAGCAAGGTGTTCATGGATGGCCCTGCTGAGCACGTGTTTGACGGCTTGATTCCCGATCCCCGCGCCGTGGCTGATGCTCGCCAGCAAGCCAGCACTCAGGCTCCTCGTCTGGATTCCGTAGCTCCCACCCCCGCTGCCAGCCAACAGCAGGTCGAACCGGAGATCGACTGCGCCACGGTGTGCACCAACGGCTGCATCCGACCGGAGCACTGCCCTAGCGCAGAGGCCCGTGCCCGCGTGGAGGCTCTGCTGAGCGGCAGTTCTTTGGATGATCTGGTCTCGCTGGCCACCAACTCGCTCGAATCGCGCACCCGCGCCCGCTTTGAGCGCGACACCGGCCTCAGCGGCTGA
- the leuS gene encoding leucine--tRNA ligase, with protein sequence MAHKPPLDPSPSVSESSRYQPQSIETGWQHAWRDNGLHDTPALQDGDEAFYALSMFPYPSGNLHMGHVRNYVITDVVARVQRLRGKKVLHPMGWDAFGLPAENAAIERGVDPGGWTDQNIASMREQLNQLGLSIDWDREVATCHADYYRWTQWLFLQFLEAGLAYQKDATVNWDPIDQTVLANEQVDSEGRSWRSGALVEKRKLRQWFLKITDYAQQLLDDLNQLEGWPERVRTMQANWIGRSSGAELQFTVVDDAGNDSAERITVFTTRPDTIFGASYVVLAPEHPLVVQLTTAEQQIAVEAFCDIVSRQSEQERTADDKPKRGVPIGAQVRNPASGELIPIWIADYVLAEYGTGAVMGVPAHDQRDFLFARQYELPVQQVIIPEGSDEHAFEGGAWTEGGVLIHSGRFDGLPNGQAKQAVTAAAAAEGWGQEKIQFRLRDWLISRQRYWGCPIPVIHCDSCGVVPVPAEQLPVELPRDVAFSGKGASPLAQLESWVNVSCPCCGKPAKRETDTMDTFMCSSWYFLRYSDAKNSQLPFSKEAVNSWLPVNQYVGGIEHAILHLLYSRFFTKVLRDRGLLSFDEPFTRLLTQGMVQGITYKNPHTGKYIAPADVADPTDPRDPLTSDVLETFFEKMSKSKYNGVDPAVVIDKYGADTARMFILFKAPPEKDLEWDDADVEGQFRFLQRLWRLVDSACDRGLSLAAGAGNAEAVAQAQSEASASGGLKPDEQELRRAVHTAITEISDDLDGDYQFNTAVSELMKLSNAMSSHLEGSAEVFACEALRTLLILLAPFAPHLAEELWLKLGGRNSGDSLAGSSIHAQRWPVADASALVRDTVPLVIQIKGKVRGNLEVPADADKASLEKLALESDIAAKWLEGKAPSRVIVVPGKLVNLVP encoded by the coding sequence ATCGCCCACAAGCCCCCACTCGACCCCAGCCCGTCCGTGAGCGAGAGCAGCCGCTACCAACCCCAGTCGATCGAAACCGGCTGGCAGCATGCCTGGCGAGATAACGGCCTGCATGACACCCCTGCTCTGCAGGACGGCGATGAAGCGTTTTATGCGCTGTCGATGTTCCCCTACCCCTCGGGGAATCTGCACATGGGCCATGTGCGCAACTACGTGATCACCGATGTGGTGGCACGGGTGCAGCGGCTGCGCGGCAAAAAGGTCTTGCATCCGATGGGCTGGGATGCCTTCGGGCTGCCCGCCGAAAACGCCGCCATTGAACGGGGTGTGGATCCCGGCGGCTGGACCGACCAGAACATCGCCTCGATGCGGGAGCAGTTGAACCAGCTCGGGCTTTCGATCGACTGGGATCGCGAAGTGGCCACCTGCCACGCCGACTACTACCGCTGGACCCAGTGGCTGTTCCTGCAATTCCTGGAGGCGGGCCTCGCCTATCAAAAGGACGCGACGGTCAACTGGGATCCGATCGACCAGACCGTGCTCGCCAATGAGCAGGTGGATAGCGAGGGCCGCTCCTGGCGCTCCGGTGCCCTGGTGGAAAAGCGCAAGCTGCGCCAGTGGTTCCTCAAGATCACCGACTACGCCCAGCAACTGCTCGACGACCTCAACCAACTCGAAGGTTGGCCCGAGCGGGTGCGCACGATGCAGGCCAACTGGATCGGCCGCAGCAGCGGCGCTGAACTGCAGTTCACGGTGGTGGATGACGCCGGCAATGACTCGGCCGAGCGCATCACTGTGTTCACCACACGACCCGACACGATCTTCGGGGCGTCGTACGTGGTGCTGGCCCCGGAACACCCACTGGTGGTGCAGCTCACCACAGCCGAGCAGCAGATCGCGGTGGAGGCATTCTGCGATATAGTCTCACGCCAGAGTGAGCAGGAGCGCACCGCCGACGACAAGCCCAAGCGCGGCGTGCCGATCGGTGCCCAGGTGCGTAACCCCGCCTCTGGTGAGCTGATCCCGATCTGGATCGCCGATTACGTGCTCGCCGAGTACGGCACCGGCGCGGTGATGGGTGTGCCCGCCCACGATCAGCGCGACTTCCTGTTCGCCCGCCAGTACGAACTGCCGGTGCAGCAGGTGATCATTCCCGAGGGCAGCGATGAGCACGCCTTTGAGGGCGGCGCCTGGACCGAAGGGGGCGTGCTGATCCACTCCGGTCGATTCGATGGTCTGCCCAATGGCCAAGCCAAGCAGGCCGTGACCGCCGCCGCTGCAGCGGAGGGCTGGGGTCAGGAGAAGATCCAATTCCGACTGCGCGACTGGCTGATTTCACGCCAGCGCTACTGGGGCTGCCCGATTCCGGTGATCCACTGCGATAGCTGCGGTGTGGTGCCCGTACCCGCCGAGCAGCTCCCTGTAGAGCTGCCCCGCGATGTGGCCTTCAGCGGCAAAGGTGCCTCACCCTTGGCACAGCTCGAGAGCTGGGTGAATGTGAGCTGCCCTTGCTGTGGCAAGCCCGCCAAGCGCGAGACCGACACCATGGACACGTTCATGTGCTCCAGCTGGTATTTCCTTCGCTACAGCGACGCCAAGAACAGCCAGCTCCCATTCAGCAAAGAGGCAGTGAACAGCTGGCTGCCGGTGAATCAGTACGTCGGTGGAATCGAGCACGCCATCCTGCACCTGCTCTACTCGCGCTTCTTCACCAAAGTGCTGCGCGATCGCGGTCTGCTCAGCTTCGATGAACCCTTCACCCGCCTGCTCACCCAGGGCATGGTGCAAGGCATCACCTACAAGAACCCCCACACCGGCAAATACATCGCTCCAGCAGATGTGGCCGATCCCACCGATCCCCGTGATCCGCTGACCAGCGACGTACTGGAGACATTCTTCGAGAAGATGTCGAAGTCGAAGTACAACGGCGTCGATCCCGCCGTGGTGATCGACAAATACGGCGCCGATACCGCCCGCATGTTCATCCTGTTCAAGGCACCGCCCGAGAAGGATCTTGAGTGGGATGACGCCGACGTGGAAGGCCAATTCCGCTTCCTGCAGCGCCTCTGGCGTCTTGTGGACAGTGCCTGCGATCGCGGCCTGAGCCTTGCCGCAGGGGCCGGCAACGCAGAAGCCGTGGCTCAAGCTCAGTCCGAGGCAAGTGCTTCTGGTGGCCTGAAGCCCGATGAACAGGAGTTGCGCCGTGCCGTGCACACGGCGATCACGGAAATCAGCGACGACCTTGATGGCGACTATCAGTTCAACACCGCCGTGTCGGAGCTGATGAAGCTCAGCAATGCCATGAGCAGCCACCTCGAGGGCAGCGCTGAGGTGTTTGCCTGCGAAGCCCTGCGCACCCTGCTGATCCTGTTGGCCCCCTTCGCCCCCCACCTGGCCGAGGAGCTGTGGCTCAAGCTCGGCGGCCGCAACAGCGGCGATTCCCTAGCCGGCAGCAGCATCCATGCGCAGCGCTGGCCCGTGGCCGATGCCTCAGCTCTGGTGCGCGACACCGTACCGCTGGTGATTCAGATCAAGGGCAAGGTGCGCGGCAACCTGGAGGTGCCGGCTGACGCCGACAAAGCCTCTCTCGAAAAGCTTGCGCTTGAAAGCGATATCGCCGCCAAGTGGCTGGAGGGCAAAGCCCCGAGCCGCGTGATCGTGGTGCCCGGCAAGCTGGTGAATTTGGTGCCCTGA
- a CDS encoding glucose-6-phosphate isomerase, producing the protein MTPTASAPGVDAHSQWQRFCSQLWHNPSLGFWLDVSRMGLDESVLSSLRPRFKEAFQAMAALEGGAIANADEQRQVGHYWLRHPQLAPDPASGAHIQAEIDRIESFGQQVLSGAITSATGSRFTDVLWIGIGGSGLGPLLMIRALQDPGSGLPFHFFDNVDPDGMRRTLASLGDRLKTTLVIVVSKSGGTPEPHIGMLQARRAVEAAGGTWIKQAVAVTMLGSRLDQEAEQGDWLARFDMFDWVGGRTSITSAVGLLPGVLIGSDTRAFLAGAAEMDAVTRAATSLDTNPAALLAAAWFHAGGGRGQRDMVVLPYRDRLEVFSRYLQQLVMESLGKKLDRQGNVVHQGIAVYGNKGSTDQHAYVQQLRDGVDNYFVTFIEVLEDPGDIPPLEGENPGDFLDGFLQGTRSALTEEGRFNLSITMQKLDARSLGALIALFERAVGYYGELVNINAYHQPGVEAGKKAAAALLDLQARLEQAMADKREHTLAELQTLMGLPSAEPLYWILRHLCANRRHIDARGDWGQPESLVFIHD; encoded by the coding sequence ATGACTCCAACCGCTTCCGCTCCCGGCGTTGATGCCCATAGCCAGTGGCAGCGGTTCTGCTCTCAGCTCTGGCACAACCCGAGCCTTGGCTTCTGGCTGGATGTGAGCCGCATGGGTCTCGATGAGTCTGTGCTGAGCAGCCTGAGGCCGCGCTTCAAGGAAGCCTTTCAGGCCATGGCCGCGCTGGAGGGAGGTGCCATCGCCAATGCCGATGAGCAACGCCAGGTGGGTCATTACTGGCTGCGTCATCCGCAGCTGGCACCAGATCCCGCCAGCGGCGCCCACATTCAGGCGGAGATCGATCGAATCGAGTCTTTTGGGCAGCAGGTGCTGAGTGGTGCCATCACGTCGGCAACTGGATCTCGTTTCACCGATGTGCTTTGGATCGGCATCGGCGGCTCTGGCTTGGGCCCACTGCTGATGATCCGTGCACTGCAGGATCCTGGCTCAGGCCTTCCTTTCCATTTTTTCGACAACGTCGATCCCGACGGCATGCGCCGCACCCTTGCTTCCCTGGGTGATCGGCTCAAGACCACGCTGGTGATCGTGGTGAGCAAATCTGGCGGAACACCAGAGCCCCATATCGGCATGCTGCAGGCACGCCGCGCTGTGGAGGCTGCTGGTGGCACCTGGATCAAACAGGCCGTCGCCGTCACGATGCTCGGCAGTCGCCTGGATCAGGAGGCAGAGCAGGGGGATTGGCTGGCTCGCTTCGACATGTTCGATTGGGTGGGTGGTCGCACCAGCATCACCAGTGCGGTGGGTCTGCTGCCCGGTGTGTTGATTGGCTCCGACACCCGCGCATTTCTGGCTGGGGCCGCCGAAATGGATGCGGTGACCCGTGCAGCCACCAGCCTCGACACCAACCCGGCTGCCCTGCTGGCGGCTGCCTGGTTCCACGCCGGTGGTGGCCGGGGCCAGCGCGACATGGTGGTGCTTCCCTACCGCGACCGGCTGGAGGTGTTTAGCCGCTACCTGCAGCAGCTTGTGATGGAGAGCCTTGGCAAGAAGCTTGATCGCCAGGGCAACGTCGTGCACCAGGGCATTGCCGTCTACGGCAATAAGGGCTCCACTGACCAACATGCCTACGTACAGCAGCTGCGCGACGGCGTCGACAACTACTTCGTCACCTTCATCGAGGTGCTTGAAGATCCCGGCGACATCCCGCCGCTGGAGGGTGAAAATCCCGGCGATTTCCTCGATGGCTTCCTGCAGGGCACCCGCTCCGCCCTCACCGAGGAGGGGCGCTTCAACCTGAGCATCACGATGCAGAAGCTCGACGCACGCAGCCTGGGTGCGCTGATCGCCCTGTTCGAGCGTGCCGTGGGCTACTACGGCGAGCTGGTGAACATCAACGCCTACCACCAACCCGGCGTGGAGGCTGGCAAGAAGGCGGCAGCGGCCCTTCTCGATCTGCAGGCACGCCTAGAGCAGGCCATGGCCGACAAGCGCGAGCACACCCTGGCCGAGTTGCAGACGCTGATGGGGCTCCCATCAGCAGAGCCGCTTTACTGGATTCTGCGCCACCTCTGCGCCAACCGCCGACACATCGACGCGCGTGGCGATTGGGGACAACCCGAGTCGCTGGTGTTTATCCACGACTGA
- a CDS encoding helicase DnaB — protein MLAAGVGLCLLSLGGTNWIAHKRSLLQPQPDSPLSSSAEADPTTFTAEELQQLQRRFGVHGPQPKLAQLFTRGVDQLTPLRNHTVNRLDALRPVVLRESRRTGINPMLLAAILFDEMQHAKPGEDIPLAAHSGLFSTHGPAQLGLSEMVKQGLLREDASPEELADARNQLLNPERNVELLAGKMARLLDLLNQTPNSTFNVSQSRSRAKTVATLAYLHNGKLDYPARILRYMQDPELHGLMFSVRNKPAAELI, from the coding sequence TTGCTGGCCGCTGGTGTCGGCCTCTGTCTGTTGAGCCTCGGTGGCACCAATTGGATTGCTCACAAGCGTTCACTGCTCCAGCCTCAGCCCGATAGCCCCCTCAGCAGCTCTGCCGAAGCGGATCCCACCACCTTCACAGCTGAAGAACTGCAGCAACTCCAACGTCGCTTTGGCGTGCACGGTCCTCAGCCCAAGCTGGCCCAGCTGTTTACCCGCGGTGTTGATCAGCTCACGCCTCTGCGCAACCACACCGTGAACAGACTGGACGCTCTTCGTCCAGTGGTGCTTCGTGAGAGCCGTCGCACGGGGATCAACCCAATGCTGTTGGCGGCCATTCTGTTCGATGAGATGCAGCACGCCAAACCAGGCGAAGACATCCCCCTAGCAGCCCATTCCGGACTCTTCAGCACCCATGGCCCTGCTCAACTCGGCCTGAGTGAGATGGTGAAGCAGGGTCTTCTTCGCGAGGATGCAAGCCCCGAAGAACTGGCGGATGCACGCAACCAGTTGCTGAATCCCGAACGCAACGTGGAACTTCTTGCGGGCAAGATGGCTCGCCTCTTGGATCTGCTCAACCAGACACCCAACTCCACCTTCAACGTGAGTCAGAGCCGCAGCCGCGCAAAAACAGTGGCCACCTTGGCTTATCTCCACAACGGCAAACTTGATTACCCGGCTCGGATCCTGCGTTACATGCAGGATCCTGAGCTGCACGGGTTGATGTTCAGCGTTCGCAACAAGCCCGCTGCCGAACTGATCTGA
- a CDS encoding N-acetylmuramoyl-L-alanine amidase, protein MVRLFAGARPPRRSWWPAAVLGGGVFLTLTMIAMHNWRQSFSEALPKTGPAIQAPAPPEHEPWISPLARQCRVNDQALVSRMRSLQTSLPGQVKTVAIDPSNFGQRTNLDAYGNRVDPTPSLVVLHETVYGIGSAINTFTTHHPHDDDQVSYHLLIGEDGQVVQTLDPSQRAFGAGYSAFDGRWDITNPSMSGSVNNFALHVSLETPLDGEDDAPAHSGYTTLQYEALAVVLADWMKQYRIPFEHITTHRHVDLGAARADPRSFNWQALQLRLAALGALC, encoded by the coding sequence ATGGTGAGACTGTTCGCGGGAGCAAGGCCGCCGCGCCGTTCTTGGTGGCCCGCTGCTGTGTTGGGTGGCGGTGTCTTCCTGACACTCACCATGATTGCCATGCATAACTGGCGGCAGTCGTTCAGCGAAGCTCTTCCTAAGACAGGCCCCGCAATCCAGGCCCCGGCTCCGCCAGAGCACGAGCCCTGGATCAGTCCGTTGGCTCGTCAATGCCGGGTTAACGATCAGGCCTTGGTGAGTCGCATGCGCAGCTTGCAGACCAGCCTTCCGGGCCAGGTCAAGACCGTCGCTATCGACCCCAGCAACTTTGGCCAGCGCACCAACCTTGATGCCTACGGCAACCGTGTAGACCCCACTCCATCGCTTGTGGTGCTGCATGAAACCGTCTACGGCATCGGTTCAGCGATCAACACGTTCACCACGCACCATCCCCATGACGATGACCAAGTGAGCTACCACCTGCTGATCGGCGAAGATGGACAGGTGGTTCAAACCCTTGATCCCAGCCAACGGGCCTTTGGCGCTGGCTATTCAGCCTTTGATGGGCGTTGGGACATCACCAATCCCTCGATGTCGGGATCCGTTAACAACTTCGCTCTGCATGTGAGCCTGGAAACACCGCTTGACGGTGAAGACGATGCCCCTGCTCACAGCGGCTACACAACCCTGCAATACGAGGCGCTGGCTGTTGTGCTGGCCGACTGGATGAAGCAGTACCGAATTCCGTTTGAGCACATCACCACCCACCGCCATGTGGATCTCGGTGCAGCTAGGGCTGATCCCCGCAGTTTTAATTGGCAGGCCCTTCAGCTGCGGCTGGCCGCCTTAGGTGCGTTGTGCTGA